A DNA window from Arachis hypogaea cultivar Tifrunner chromosome 18, arahy.Tifrunner.gnm2.J5K5, whole genome shotgun sequence contains the following coding sequences:
- the LOC140181223 gene encoding serine/threonine-protein phosphatase 7 long form homolog, giving the protein MIGVEEHLRLTGFYHVSQIGVVQYQKTLINALIERWHPDTHTFHLPIGECVVILEDVAIIRGLPTDGLPVTWMTMSSFETLEAECLLQFGVAPRKSYCIGSCIKLTWLRDLKENLQLTDENSIQKYVKCHIMLLIGIILFGDKSRAGVHWKFLPLLRDFGSIGQYSWGSACLAHLYRTLCRTSRFDCKKIDGPLTLMLGWAWIRLPYLSLLPRESDPNRSGPVRVNLFTYHAFELFK; this is encoded by the exons ATGATAGGGGTGGAAGAGCATTTACGACTTACTGGTTTTTATCATGTATCTCAGATTGGGGTAGTCCAATATCAGAAAACACTGATAAATGCTCTAATCGAACGATGGCACCCAGACACGCATACGTTTCATCTTCCCATTGGTGAATGTGTTGTGATTCTTGAAGATGTTGCTATAATTCGTGGTCTTCCGACGGACGGTCTTCCAGTCACATGGATGACAATGAGTAGTTTCGAAACCTTGGAGGCGGAGTGTTTACTTCAATTTGGAGTTGCACCGCGTAAGTCGTACTGTATAGGAAGCTGCATAAAACTGACGTGGCTGCGGGATCTAAAAGAAAATTTACAGTTGACTGATGAAAACAGTATACAGAAGTATGTGAAGTGCCATATTATGTTGCTGATCGGGATCATCTTGTTTGGGGATAAATCTAGGGCAGGTGTGCACTGGAAGTTTCTACCCTTGCTTCGTGATTTTGGCAGTATTGGACAGTACAGTTGGGGATCGGCATGCCTAGCACACCTCTACAGGACGTTATGTAGGACATCTCGTTTTGACTGTAAGAAAATCGATGGTCCACTAACACTTATGCTCGGTTGGGCTTGGATCCGACTGCCATATCTATCGCTGCTTCCTAGGGAATCGGACCCTAACCGGTCCGGTCCGGTCCG AGTCAATCTTTTCACATATCACGCCTTTGagctcttcaaatga